A window from Treponema sp. J25 encodes these proteins:
- the thpR gene encoding RNA 2',3'-cyclic phosphodiesterase produces the protein MSSVWSGPAEHRGEKAPLRTFLALELPSDFIDEMERGLAPLKAAHEDFRWTTRTNLHLTLAFLGSTPVTVVDQLREVLLPLLRDVVPILIAAEGLHLFPPRRPASVLALGLGAGGADISRLATAIEEALLPLAQTVPLPDFRPSHRPFVPHITVARSGRFYIVLSPEERHLRISAQGIVTRCTFFSSVLQRGGPVYTPLWWWDFLGKQ, from the coding sequence ATGAGTTCAGTGTGGTCGGGACCTGCAGAACATAGGGGAGAAAAAGCCCCCCTGCGAACCTTCCTTGCCCTGGAACTCCCCTCTGATTTTATCGATGAGATGGAGCGTGGCCTTGCCCCCTTAAAGGCGGCCCATGAAGACTTCCGGTGGACCACCCGAACCAATCTCCACCTGACCCTTGCCTTCCTGGGAAGCACGCCGGTGACGGTGGTGGACCAGCTACGGGAGGTTTTACTGCCCCTCTTGCGTGATGTGGTGCCTATATTGATTGCTGCGGAGGGTCTCCACCTATTTCCGCCCCGGCGGCCCGCCTCCGTGTTAGCCCTCGGCCTCGGTGCCGGTGGAGCCGATATTAGCCGTTTAGCCACGGCTATCGAAGAAGCGCTCCTCCCCCTTGCTCAGACGGTACCGCTTCCCGATTTCAGGCCTTCCCATCGTCCCTTTGTGCCCCATATCACGGTGGCCCGCTCCGGTCGTTTCTATATTGTGCTGAGCCCCGAGGAACGACACCTCAGAATATCAGCCCAGGGTATCGTCACGCGCTGCACCTTCTTTTCCAGTGTATTGCAACGAGGTGGTCCCGTATACACCCCCCTCTGGTGGTGGGATTTTTTAGGGAAACAGTGA
- a CDS encoding amino acid ABC transporter substrate-binding protein, with protein sequence MKRYVVWGAVLLLAMVGCTKQETSGDLSLKKIKEKGTLVLGLDDAFPPMGYRNEQNEIVGYDIDLAREVAKRLGVQLVLQPIDWNAKEQELNTGKIDCIWNGFTITEERAKNILFTKPYLKNAQVVVVKKDAPYQKLEDLTGKTLGLQAGSSAAEALNASGDFKKSLKQVVEFKDNLTALMDLEIGGVDGVLMDRIVANDNIQRSGKAFRIILPGLAEEEFGIGFRKQDVALRDAVEQALLAMAKDGKLAEITTAWFGEDISILGR encoded by the coding sequence ATGAAACGGTATGTGGTATGGGGAGCGGTGCTGCTCCTGGCAATGGTAGGTTGTACCAAACAGGAAACCAGTGGGGACCTTTCATTAAAGAAAATAAAAGAGAAAGGTACCCTTGTTCTTGGACTAGATGATGCCTTTCCCCCTATGGGCTATCGAAACGAGCAAAATGAGATTGTCGGGTATGATATCGACCTTGCCCGGGAGGTCGCCAAGCGGCTTGGGGTTCAACTGGTACTCCAACCTATCGACTGGAACGCCAAAGAACAGGAACTTAACACCGGGAAAATCGATTGTATCTGGAATGGTTTTACCATTACCGAAGAACGGGCAAAAAACATCCTGTTTACTAAGCCGTACTTAAAGAATGCCCAGGTGGTGGTGGTTAAGAAGGATGCACCCTATCAGAAGCTAGAAGATTTAACAGGAAAGACCCTGGGCCTCCAGGCCGGGTCTTCCGCGGCGGAAGCATTGAATGCCAGTGGGGACTTTAAAAAAAGTTTGAAACAGGTTGTTGAATTTAAAGATAACCTGACGGCCCTGATGGACCTTGAAATTGGTGGGGTCGATGGGGTGTTGATGGACCGAATTGTGGCAAACGATAATATTCAGCGGTCGGGCAAGGCTTTTCGCATCATTCTTCCCGGTCTTGCAGAAGAAGAATTCGGCATAGGGTTCCGCAAGCAAGATGTAGCCCTGCGAGATGCGGTAGAACAGGCCTTGCTTGCCATGGCAAAGGATGGAAAGCTAGCCGAGATTACCACGGCCTGGTTTGGGGAAGATATTTCGATCCTGGGAAGATAA
- a CDS encoding amino acid ABC transporter permease, producing MVPLLKTMLEGTGISLAIFSLTLLFSIPLALPVALARRSHTFLIRGPVSFYVLIMRGTPLILQLLFVYFAPYYLFRLSYDRFIAVIIAFSINYAAYFAEIYRGGIDAIPRGQWEAARSLGLTSSQTFFKVILPQVVRRILPAMGNEVITLVKDTALAQTIGVAELFRVAQNASARQFSTVPIFIAGLFYFGMNWIVTVLFEWAEKKLGYYKM from the coding sequence GTGGTTCCCCTACTCAAAACAATGCTCGAAGGCACAGGGATTTCCCTGGCTATTTTTTCTCTTACCCTCCTCTTTTCTATACCCCTTGCTCTGCCGGTGGCCCTTGCTCGCCGTTCTCATACTTTTCTTATTCGAGGTCCGGTAAGTTTCTATGTGCTTATCATGCGAGGGACACCGCTTATATTGCAACTTCTCTTTGTCTATTTTGCGCCCTATTATCTCTTTCGTCTTTCTTATGATCGCTTTATTGCGGTGATTATCGCCTTTTCCATAAATTATGCGGCCTATTTTGCAGAAATTTATCGGGGTGGCATTGATGCCATTCCCCGGGGGCAATGGGAAGCCGCCCGCAGTCTTGGTTTAACGTCGAGCCAGACCTTTTTCAAGGTGATTTTGCCTCAGGTGGTACGTCGTATTCTTCCTGCGATGGGAAATGAAGTTATTACCCTTGTAAAAGACACCGCCCTGGCTCAAACTATTGGGGTAGCCGAATTGTTTCGGGTTGCCCAGAATGCCTCTGCCCGTCAGTTTTCCACGGTTCCTATTTTTATTGCCGGGCTTTTTTATTTTGGGATGAACTGGATTGTCACGGTACTTTTTGAATGGGCTGAAAAGAAATTGGGATACTACAAAATGTGA
- a CDS encoding GGDEF domain-containing protein, with protein MADIIIRLDVIVFSLFLMLFILFSMFRTLGARNLREKLYLLLVVAVAWMLLLEIPYILVNGKPHWAWLNMVDNTVYHMTQSIPLVLYVLLMDFFVFQDKKRLKMLLGYWSPFLVVVMALPIINLFVPLFFVIDEQGFYQRRLLLPLMFGLNYVPLGAVFYLLWVHRHRIERQFLFVLFLVPVPALLASVFQFLVPGLTLTWPFVSLGVLGLGLSLQHKRLTEDYLTGAYNRQYLDEYLHGKVQNCKPGKTFSAFLIDVDNFKKINDEFGHKIGDEALIESVRIFRSAVRQTDIIARYGGDEFVIVFDISDPVSLQNLAARIQLAADRFNASSGHFYNLTFSIGMGVFDPLVDKNLDTFIKRIDLDMYTVKRRKKTSMYMF; from the coding sequence ATGGCTGACATCATTATTCGGCTGGATGTGATTGTTTTCTCCCTTTTCCTTATGCTTTTTATTTTATTTTCTATGTTCAGAACATTAGGTGCCCGAAATCTCAGGGAAAAACTGTATCTCCTTCTTGTTGTGGCGGTGGCCTGGATGCTTCTTCTGGAAATTCCTTACATTCTTGTAAATGGTAAACCCCACTGGGCCTGGCTCAATATGGTGGATAACACGGTGTATCACATGACCCAGAGTATTCCCCTGGTTCTCTATGTGCTCTTAATGGATTTTTTTGTGTTTCAAGACAAGAAACGTCTGAAAATGCTTCTCGGCTACTGGAGTCCCTTTCTCGTTGTGGTTATGGCCCTTCCGATCATCAATCTTTTTGTTCCCCTCTTTTTCGTTATTGATGAACAGGGCTTCTATCAACGACGGTTGCTGCTTCCTCTCATGTTTGGGCTGAACTATGTGCCCCTGGGGGCGGTGTTTTATTTGCTCTGGGTGCACCGGCATCGTATCGAGCGGCAGTTTTTGTTCGTCCTGTTCCTGGTACCGGTACCGGCCCTCCTGGCCAGCGTGTTTCAGTTTCTGGTGCCGGGCCTTACCCTGACCTGGCCTTTCGTGAGTCTGGGAGTCCTGGGGCTTGGCCTTTCGTTGCAACATAAACGGCTTACGGAGGATTATCTTACGGGGGCCTACAACCGGCAATATCTGGATGAGTACCTTCATGGGAAGGTGCAAAATTGTAAACCCGGGAAAACCTTTTCGGCCTTTCTTATCGATGTGGATAATTTTAAAAAGATAAACGATGAATTTGGTCACAAAATAGGTGATGAGGCCCTTATAGAAAGTGTCCGTATTTTTCGGTCCGCGGTGCGTCAGACCGATATTATTGCCCGCTACGGGGGAGATGAATTTGTTATCGTGTTTGATATATCCGACCCGGTCAGTTTACAGAATCTGGCTGCCCGGATACAGCTTGCGGCGGATCGTTTTAACGCGAGTTCCGGCCATTTTTATAACCTTACGTTTAGTATAGGGATGGGGGTCTTCGATCCCCTGGTGGATAAAAATCTCGATACCTTTATAAAGCGGATCGATCTTGATATGTATACCGTAAAACGACGGAAAAAGACCAGCATGTATATGTTTTAG
- the gltX gene encoding glutamate--tRNA ligase, translating into MEVRVRYAPSPTGLQHIGGVRTALFNYLFARSQGGKFILRLEDTDRTRFDEAFVQNLYDTFAWLGIHWDEGPDVGGPFGPYVQSERFALYKEYAEELVTLGKAYYCFCSEERLERIRKEREESHSSESGYDRHCRSLDPAEAQRRARAGEPHVIRLKIPLGEVTRFHDHLLGDIEWKNDDVNPDPVLLKSDGFPTYHLANVVDDHLMGITHVLRAQEWIPSTPLHVIMYRAFGWEHPEYCHLPMVMGQDGKKLSKRHGATSIDEFRRQGYLPEALINYVALLGASYEEGKDLYTLEELARSFSLDKLNKAPATFDYKKLEWYNGQYIRMKGDEDLARESLPFAKESGLFGSPGKDPTEAQWQRYVAAMPLVKERANYLPEIPQKLGYLFAEPPLPAKEEFVPKKGDLATAVVMLERLRSLLPQMVSQSEAESEEMVKTYCEKEQIKMGDLMMPLRVAITGSRVSPPLFGSMRLLGLEVCTQRLERSLSYLKA; encoded by the coding sequence ATGGAAGTACGTGTACGCTATGCCCCTTCTCCTACGGGGCTCCAGCATATTGGAGGGGTGCGGACAGCCCTCTTTAATTACCTTTTTGCCCGTTCACAGGGGGGGAAATTCATCCTTCGTCTGGAAGATACGGACCGCACCCGCTTTGATGAGGCCTTTGTTCAAAATCTCTATGATACCTTTGCCTGGCTTGGGATCCACTGGGATGAAGGTCCCGATGTGGGCGGACCCTTTGGCCCCTATGTGCAATCGGAGCGCTTTGCCCTGTATAAAGAATACGCCGAAGAATTAGTGACCCTGGGCAAGGCCTATTACTGTTTTTGTTCGGAAGAACGGCTTGAGCGAATTCGTAAGGAACGGGAAGAATCCCATTCCAGCGAAAGCGGCTACGATCGGCACTGTCGGTCCCTGGATCCGGCAGAGGCCCAGCGCCGTGCCCGGGCCGGGGAACCCCATGTGATCCGTCTTAAGATTCCCCTGGGAGAGGTTACCCGCTTCCATGACCACCTCTTAGGCGATATCGAGTGGAAAAACGATGATGTAAATCCTGATCCGGTACTCCTCAAATCCGATGGCTTTCCTACCTACCATCTGGCGAATGTGGTAGATGATCACCTCATGGGAATAACCCATGTTTTGCGAGCCCAAGAGTGGATTCCCTCCACCCCCCTCCATGTCATCATGTATCGGGCCTTTGGCTGGGAACATCCTGAATACTGCCATTTACCCATGGTGATGGGCCAGGACGGGAAAAAACTCAGTAAGCGTCATGGGGCTACCAGCATCGACGAATTCCGTCGCCAGGGGTATCTGCCTGAGGCGCTCATCAATTATGTGGCCCTCCTTGGGGCAAGCTATGAAGAAGGAAAGGATCTGTACACCCTGGAGGAACTGGCCCGTTCCTTTAGTCTGGATAAATTGAACAAGGCCCCTGCCACCTTCGACTATAAAAAACTGGAATGGTACAACGGTCAGTATATTCGGATGAAAGGCGATGAAGACCTGGCCCGGGAAAGCCTTCCCTTCGCAAAAGAGAGCGGCCTTTTTGGCAGTCCTGGGAAGGACCCCACCGAGGCCCAATGGCAGCGATACGTGGCCGCTATGCCCCTGGTAAAAGAACGGGCTAATTACCTTCCCGAAATACCCCAGAAATTGGGGTACCTCTTTGCGGAGCCGCCCCTTCCGGCAAAGGAGGAATTTGTTCCTAAAAAAGGGGACCTGGCTACCGCGGTGGTCATGCTGGAACGGCTTCGTTCCCTCTTACCCCAGATGGTGAGCCAGAGCGAGGCCGAATCGGAAGAAATGGTAAAAACCTACTGCGAAAAAGAACAGATCAAAATGGGCGATTTGATGATGCCCCTCCGGGTTGCCATTACGGGAAGCCGGGTAAGCCCGCCCCTCTTTGGGTCCATGCGTCTCCTGGGATTGGAGGTCTGTACCCAACGATTAGAACGCTCCCTTTCGTATCTAAAAGCATAG
- a CDS encoding DUF6675 family protein, protein MGNSKEGAESRRTVRAQTKGWPKKGLITPGEKKNGNPQGLFLRCSLLPLAGGPVIRLSGEAKALVQRFPMVLLMLVGLCQPLRGQGLSATLEGELRKTGALTRFIMMPQGLSLLPPFPDAPSIAQDHERLRAHARQEALFYYPPGTMPPSITPSQALLLMDQAGSLSNLSYRDAKKGIIRLFKKVSEQPFPERSSSFERKFQVEDVDFGTILFHASLRFMSQDGIHLRMENLSPLRFLWFPAVPERQALIDLFYLPSETGVYIYTVWSVRAILFLPIEHLVAPPLYYRAMALKGWFQKHMETVER, encoded by the coding sequence ATGGGGAACTCAAAAGAGGGAGCGGAGAGCCGGAGAACGGTAAGGGCTCAGACGAAAGGATGGCCCAAAAAGGGCCTTATCACGCCTGGGGAAAAGAAAAATGGAAATCCCCAGGGTTTATTTCTGCGATGTTCTCTGTTGCCCCTTGCCGGTGGACCTGTAATCCGACTAAGTGGTGAAGCAAAAGCCCTTGTGCAGCGGTTCCCTATGGTGCTTCTTATGCTGGTAGGTCTGTGTCAGCCCTTGAGGGGGCAGGGCCTTTCGGCGACTCTGGAAGGGGAACTGAGAAAAACCGGGGCCCTTACCCGTTTTATCATGATGCCCCAGGGGCTGAGTCTACTGCCCCCCTTCCCGGATGCCCCGAGCATCGCCCAGGACCACGAAAGACTGAGGGCCCACGCCCGCCAGGAGGCCCTCTTTTACTATCCCCCCGGGACAATGCCTCCTTCTATCACGCCTTCCCAGGCGCTTCTGTTGATGGACCAGGCAGGCAGTCTTTCAAATCTCTCTTACCGGGATGCGAAAAAGGGGATAATCCGCCTCTTCAAAAAAGTGTCGGAGCAACCCTTCCCCGAGAGGTCCAGTTCCTTTGAACGAAAATTCCAGGTGGAAGATGTGGATTTTGGAACGATTCTTTTTCATGCCTCCCTTCGCTTTATGAGCCAGGACGGAATCCACCTTCGGATGGAAAACCTCTCGCCCCTCCGTTTTTTGTGGTTCCCCGCGGTCCCAGAAAGGCAGGCCCTCATCGATTTATTTTATTTGCCCTCTGAAACGGGGGTCTACATTTATACGGTGTGGAGTGTCCGGGCAATCCTTTTTCTGCCCATCGAACACCTTGTGGCGCCACCCCTGTATTATCGGGCGATGGCGCTCAAAGGATGGTTTCAGAAACACATGGAGACTGTAGAACGATGA
- the rocF gene encoding arginase, with translation MKIRVIELPLDFGASRRGSDMGPSAIRLAGLRQAIQELGHTCEEAFPGISVPAQEFLEVGDPQLKYLAPIAEACEELARRVEQAVLEGYFPLVLGGDHSIAIGTLAGLGAAYQKQGLRWGTLWVDAHGDFNTPETSPSGNIHGMSLAIACGYGHPDLVHLHGAFRKLDPAHVALVGVRDLDPGEKLNMKKAGLSVFTMTDVDRLGMAETVRRLVSFFRERVDRLHVSVDMDVMDPMVAPGVGIPLAGGFTYREVLLLAEELAASGLLASAELVEVNPVLDVRNQTAHMAVEIARRLLGGRVYE, from the coding sequence ATGAAGATTCGAGTCATAGAGCTTCCCCTGGATTTTGGGGCAAGTCGTCGGGGCAGTGACATGGGGCCCTCGGCGATTCGCCTCGCCGGTTTACGGCAGGCCATTCAAGAGCTCGGTCATACCTGCGAAGAGGCCTTCCCCGGTATTTCGGTTCCTGCCCAGGAGTTCCTGGAAGTAGGGGATCCCCAGCTTAAATACCTGGCACCCATAGCGGAGGCCTGTGAAGAGCTGGCCCGCCGGGTAGAACAGGCGGTTCTGGAAGGGTATTTCCCCCTTGTACTTGGAGGCGATCATTCGATCGCGATTGGAACCCTGGCGGGGCTGGGAGCGGCGTATCAAAAGCAGGGGCTTCGCTGGGGTACCCTGTGGGTGGATGCCCACGGAGACTTTAACACCCCCGAGACAAGTCCTTCGGGGAACATCCATGGGATGTCCCTGGCCATCGCCTGTGGCTATGGACACCCCGATCTGGTGCATCTTCACGGGGCCTTTCGTAAACTTGATCCGGCTCATGTGGCCCTTGTGGGAGTGCGGGACCTTGATCCGGGCGAAAAACTCAACATGAAAAAGGCGGGGCTTTCTGTGTTCACCATGACCGATGTGGATCGCCTGGGAATGGCCGAAACGGTACGCCGTTTGGTTTCCTTCTTTCGGGAACGGGTGGATCGGCTCCATGTGAGTGTGGACATGGATGTGATGGATCCCATGGTGGCTCCGGGGGTGGGGATTCCCCTGGCGGGGGGCTTTACCTACCGGGAGGTATTGCTCCTGGCGGAGGAACTGGCCGCTTCTGGGCTTCTTGCTTCTGCGGAGTTGGTGGAAGTAAATCCGGTGCTGGATGTCCGAAACCAGACGGCCCATATGGCGGTGGAGATTGCCCGGCGGCTCTTGGGGGGCAGGGTGTATGAATGA
- a CDS encoding NUDIX hydrolase → MGWRNLERTCLLDCGFFSVFQVLRQRENQPPAPFYLLDAPDWAGVIPVVTTERGRSLVMVRQFRHGLAKRCIEFPGGIISPGEDPVKAITRELLEETGYMPELVVPIGSLSPNPAFMTNSFHAFIAEDCKKVAEPRLDEHEDIEVVLVPEEEAINLVGGEDMGHALMVAALFLYYRYMGKCM, encoded by the coding sequence ATGGGCTGGCGGAACCTGGAACGGACCTGTTTGCTGGATTGTGGTTTTTTTTCAGTTTTTCAGGTCCTCCGCCAGCGGGAAAATCAGCCGCCAGCCCCCTTTTATCTGCTCGATGCCCCCGATTGGGCAGGGGTTATCCCCGTGGTGACCACCGAAAGGGGGCGGAGCCTGGTGATGGTCCGACAGTTTCGCCATGGTCTGGCAAAACGGTGTATCGAATTCCCGGGGGGTATTATCAGCCCCGGCGAAGATCCGGTAAAGGCCATAACCCGGGAACTCCTGGAAGAAACAGGATACATGCCTGAACTGGTAGTTCCTATTGGGAGTTTATCCCCTAATCCTGCCTTTATGACCAATTCTTTTCATGCCTTTATTGCAGAGGATTGTAAAAAAGTTGCCGAACCACGTCTCGATGAACACGAGGACATTGAAGTAGTCCTGGTTCCCGAAGAAGAGGCTATCAACCTTGTCGGTGGAGAAGATATGGGGCACGCCCTTATGGTGGCGGCCCTTTTTTTGTATTACCGCTATATGGGAAAATGTATGTAA
- a CDS encoding Ig-like domain-containing protein: MGRIKYWSLVVGLEVWGALILLGSCMDSAVDIVKAATIEVMKAHDRYLKVLKISPDANEQGVNPGCRIRVVFDRPLDMESVSSSTVEVTKGNYEAVIWSGTFDVKTNTLDIKPQSLLTEASSYYVTLRGIKGTDGSSLLSEISWSFTTGVGPSGQVKVKSSNLESTDGFTNTTGVQITISSPNSLAQEFTVAGTADALSNPETNAASWTWKQITETWNFTLAGQEEGRQYVYVILRRPEPLQYSAILIGDIVYDKTAPSAPTVSGITPTNNKKPTWTWSSGGGGGSGVYRYQLDSTSGSWTQTTALSFSPSTDLTDGSHILYVQERDAAGNWSNSGSKTVVVDTVPPAAPTVSGTSPTTNRRPTWTWSSGGGGNGQFRYYLYAPLTPEGYSAWSSGTSYTPSTDLADGTYTVGVQEKDEAGNLSSMTLKSISVNGVPNPPVFTGPDTVTLSQTPTWSWQSGGFGIGVFRYYWNGSWSADTTATSYTPSTLADGTYTLEVKEKDANGDWSSTSSRTVVVTSVIPYDGQTYVSTFNLTLKWRGIAVGYTYTIQIYDNSSSSWISLGSTTNTYYPVDFTSNTLYCWRVKATKVGTVTYIPSETGAKFWTGK; encoded by the coding sequence ATGGGACGAATAAAATATTGGTCCTTGGTGGTTGGTTTGGAAGTATGGGGCGCGCTCATTCTGTTAGGATCCTGTATGGACAGCGCGGTGGATATTGTAAAGGCCGCCACGATAGAGGTGATGAAAGCCCATGATCGGTATCTCAAAGTTTTAAAGATATCTCCTGATGCGAATGAGCAAGGGGTAAATCCGGGATGTCGTATTCGAGTTGTTTTTGATAGACCCCTTGATATGGAATCGGTATCATCTTCTACGGTGGAAGTAACTAAAGGAAATTATGAAGCGGTTATCTGGAGTGGGACCTTCGATGTAAAGACCAATACCCTTGATATTAAGCCCCAGAGTCTTCTGACTGAAGCGTCCTCCTATTATGTAACCCTGAGGGGAATAAAAGGGACCGATGGAAGTTCCTTGCTCAGTGAAATATCCTGGTCTTTTACAACCGGGGTGGGCCCTTCGGGTCAAGTCAAGGTAAAAAGCAGTAACCTAGAGAGCACAGATGGCTTTACGAACACTACGGGAGTGCAGATTACTATTAGTAGCCCAAACAGCCTGGCTCAGGAATTTACGGTAGCGGGGACGGCGGATGCTCTGAGTAATCCTGAAACTAATGCCGCTTCCTGGACATGGAAACAAATAACTGAAACATGGAATTTTACCTTAGCAGGACAGGAAGAAGGGCGCCAGTATGTGTATGTGATCCTGCGACGCCCTGAACCGCTTCAGTATAGTGCAATACTTATTGGAGATATTGTATATGATAAGACAGCGCCTTCAGCGCCCACGGTAAGTGGGATCACGCCGACCAATAATAAGAAGCCTACCTGGACATGGTCGAGCGGTGGGGGAGGGGGCAGTGGAGTATATCGATATCAATTGGACTCCACCAGCGGGAGTTGGACTCAAACAACAGCGCTCTCCTTTAGTCCTAGTACTGATTTGACAGATGGTAGTCATATTCTGTATGTACAAGAACGGGATGCGGCGGGAAACTGGTCGAACAGTGGATCAAAGACCGTAGTGGTGGACACAGTACCGCCCGCAGCGCCCACGGTAAGTGGGACTAGTCCGACCACGAACCGTCGGCCTACCTGGACATGGTCGAGCGGTGGCGGAGGAAATGGCCAGTTCCGGTATTATTTATATGCTCCCCTGACCCCCGAGGGATATTCTGCCTGGAGCAGCGGCACCTCTTATACTCCCTCTACGGATTTAGCGGATGGCACATATACTGTGGGGGTGCAAGAAAAGGATGAGGCGGGGAATTTGTCTTCTATGACTCTTAAGAGTATCAGCGTAAATGGGGTCCCCAATCCGCCAGTATTTACTGGCCCGGACACGGTAACCCTTTCCCAAACCCCCACCTGGTCCTGGCAATCCGGGGGATTCGGAATCGGGGTGTTCCGATACTATTGGAATGGAAGCTGGTCGGCGGATACCACTGCCACCTCGTATACCCCTTCTACTCTGGCGGATGGCACCTATACCTTAGAGGTTAAAGAAAAGGATGCAAACGGGGACTGGTCCAGTACGAGCAGTCGGACGGTTGTGGTGACTTCCGTCATTCCCTATGATGGGCAAACGTACGTGAGTACGTTTAATTTAACCCTTAAATGGCGAGGGATTGCAGTTGGATACACCTATACCATTCAAATATACGATAACAGTAGTAGTAGTTGGATTAGTTTGGGAAGTACCACCAATACGTATTATCCGGTAGACTTTACTTCGAATACTTTGTATTGCTGGAGAGTCAAAGCTACAAAAGTGGGAACCGTCACTTATATTCCAAGTGAGACGGGAGCTAAATTCTGGACTGGTAAATGA